In one window of Bos taurus isolate L1 Dominette 01449 registration number 42190680 breed Hereford chromosome 4, ARS-UCD2.0, whole genome shotgun sequence DNA:
- the SRI gene encoding sorcin isoform 1 (isoform 1 is encoded by transcript variant 1), whose protein sequence is MAYPGHPGAGGGYYAGGYGGAPGGPAFPGQTQDPLYGYFAAVAGQDGQIDADELQRCLTQSGIAGGYKPFNLETCRLMVSMLDRDMSGTMGFNEFKELWAVLNGWRQHFISFDSDRSGTVDPQELQKALTTMGFRLSPQAVNSIAKRYSTNGKITFDDYIACCVKLRALTDSFRRRDTAQQGVVNFPYDDFIQCVMSV, encoded by the exons ATGGCGTATCCCGGGCATCCTGGCGCCGGCGGCGGCTACTACGCAGGCGGG TACGGAGGGGCTCCCGGAGGGCCTGCGTTTCCCGGGCAAACTCAGGATCCGCTGTATGGTTACTTTGCTGCTGTAGCTGGACAG gatGGACAAATAGATGCTGATGAACTGCAAAGATGCCTGACACAGTCGGGCATTGCTGGAGGATACAAAC CTTTTAACCTGGAGACTTGCCGGCTTATGGTTTCAATGCTGGAT AGAGACATGTCAGGCACAATGGGTTTCAATGAATTTAAAGAACTCTGGGCTGTACTGAATGGCTGGAGACAACACTTTATCAGTTTCGACAGTGATAGGAGTGGAACAGTGGATCCCCAAGAATTGCAGAAGGCCCTGACAACAATGG gaTTTAGGTTGAGTCCCCAGGCTGTGAATTCAATTGCAAAACGATACAGTACCAATGGAAAGATCACCTTCGATGATTACATCGCCTGTTGCGTCAAGCTGCGAGCTCTAACAG ACAGCTTTCGAAGACGGGATACTGCTCAGCAAGGTGTAGTAAATTTCCCATATGATGAT TTCATCCAGTGTGTCATGAGTGTTTAA
- the SRI gene encoding sorcin isoform 2 (isoform 2 is encoded by transcript variant 2), whose protein sequence is MQYGGAPGGPAFPGQTQDPLYGYFAAVAGQDGQIDADELQRCLTQSGIAGGYKPFNLETCRLMVSMLDRDMSGTMGFNEFKELWAVLNGWRQHFISFDSDRSGTVDPQELQKALTTMGFRLSPQAVNSIAKRYSTNGKITFDDYIACCVKLRALTDSFRRRDTAQQGVVNFPYDDFIQCVMSV, encoded by the exons TACGGAGGGGCTCCCGGAGGGCCTGCGTTTCCCGGGCAAACTCAGGATCCGCTGTATGGTTACTTTGCTGCTGTAGCTGGACAG gatGGACAAATAGATGCTGATGAACTGCAAAGATGCCTGACACAGTCGGGCATTGCTGGAGGATACAAAC CTTTTAACCTGGAGACTTGCCGGCTTATGGTTTCAATGCTGGAT AGAGACATGTCAGGCACAATGGGTTTCAATGAATTTAAAGAACTCTGGGCTGTACTGAATGGCTGGAGACAACACTTTATCAGTTTCGACAGTGATAGGAGTGGAACAGTGGATCCCCAAGAATTGCAGAAGGCCCTGACAACAATGG gaTTTAGGTTGAGTCCCCAGGCTGTGAATTCAATTGCAAAACGATACAGTACCAATGGAAAGATCACCTTCGATGATTACATCGCCTGTTGCGTCAAGCTGCGAGCTCTAACAG ACAGCTTTCGAAGACGGGATACTGCTCAGCAAGGTGTAGTAAATTTCCCATATGATGAT TTCATCCAGTGTGTCATGAGTGTTTAA